One Prevotella melaninogenica DNA window includes the following coding sequences:
- a CDS encoding radical SAM/SPASM domain-containing protein, which produces MKNLTKLKLSKYAFMSAPRNDVYLIFSGRSGKNIRLSCKSFDAIKHNRLDIISDDTLYLLRNVKVLVPENEDEFAEINKENHEKLRRQANFRKENLYLSIQPSASCQLACDYCGQEHKKAKISADNIHLVLNRIRMKLKTHTYKLLEIGWFGGEPLTAWTEMRHINRNIKDLTSSEDIRYISHITTNGYALTLHKYISLKNEFNCKRIEITLDGSKEFHDIHRFTINHSGSFDRIFSNLINIINSPDYDKDQCFISVRCNVDEKNIEGVIPLLKSLYDHNAQDKIFFYVANVVSWAKNGAGVENTWKKIGEKSTEYLLYMLDHGFKTEILPEREGPYMCLGTIRDSEMYDAYGNIFDCSETSYSSTYSKGPFALGNLRNQKNLKYNSILKDVPEMLMNGKFEKCRVCKFYPLCGGLCPLALVENEPRCPSFIYNIEDRMLIQMLYNYKGKGK; this is translated from the coding sequence ATGAAGAATCTAACCAAGCTTAAACTTTCGAAATATGCATTTATGTCTGCTCCTCGCAATGATGTTTATCTTATTTTCTCTGGAAGATCTGGTAAAAATATTAGATTATCCTGTAAGTCATTTGATGCAATTAAACATAATAGGTTAGATATAATATCCGACGATACTCTCTACTTATTAAGGAATGTAAAGGTCCTTGTACCAGAGAATGAAGATGAATTTGCGGAAATTAATAAAGAAAATCATGAGAAATTAAGAAGGCAGGCAAATTTTAGAAAAGAAAATCTTTATTTATCTATTCAGCCATCAGCTTCTTGTCAATTAGCATGTGATTATTGTGGGCAAGAGCACAAAAAGGCTAAAATCTCAGCTGACAACATCCATCTAGTTCTTAACAGAATTAGGATGAAATTGAAAACGCATACATATAAATTATTGGAGATAGGTTGGTTTGGTGGAGAGCCATTGACCGCATGGACAGAAATGCGCCATATAAACCGCAATATAAAAGATCTGACTTCAAGTGAAGATATTCGTTATATAAGTCATATAACTACAAATGGATATGCCCTAACTTTGCACAAATACATTTCATTGAAAAATGAATTTAATTGTAAGCGAATTGAAATAACTTTAGATGGCAGTAAAGAATTTCACGATATCCATCGTTTTACAATTAATCATAGTGGGTCTTTTGATAGAATTTTTTCCAATCTAATTAATATTATAAATAGTCCTGATTACGATAAAGATCAATGTTTTATATCTGTAAGATGTAATGTGGATGAGAAAAATATTGAAGGTGTTATTCCTCTTCTAAAATCCCTTTATGATCATAACGCTCAAGATAAGATATTTTTTTATGTCGCGAATGTTGTCTCTTGGGCTAAGAATGGTGCTGGAGTAGAAAATACTTGGAAAAAGATAGGTGAGAAATCAACTGAATATCTTTTGTATATGTTGGACCATGGTTTTAAAACAGAGATTTTGCCAGAAAGAGAAGGTCCATACATGTGTCTCGGGACAATAAGAGATTCAGAAATGTATGATGCATATGGAAATATCTTTGATTGTTCTGAAACATCATATTCTTCTACCTATTCCAAAGGACCTTTCGCATTAGGAAATCTAAGAAATCAGAAAAATTTGAAATATAATAGCATTCTCAAAGATGTTCCTGAGATGCTAATGAATGGTAAGTTTGAAAAATGTCGTGTCTGTAAATTCTATCCACTTTGTGGTGGATTGTGCCCTCTAGCTTTAGTTGAGAATGAGCCTAGATGTCCATCGTTTATCTATAATATTGAAGATAGAATGCTTATTCAGATGTTGTATAATTATAAGGGGAAAGGAAAGTAA
- a CDS encoding DUF6734 family protein gives MNILQTYYDDRIHEHGLDISGRYLNSVTNWLSIAYSCLTLKKNNQKSPLFFYGDSDIVHILQDLFKLPYDEYNSFNSHILEGNKYYCLPKIITYSLQNAPFIHIDTDIFVNNPFPQYWDKSDLIAQHQEHDSTFYKLVYDYLKESKVKLLDIQKVCIDGSYINSYNLGIVGGCDINFFKEYIQCIKKFMTINHRNMYSAEQKCLFNVVFEQWMFYALAKYRNEPVSTFYHEIVKDFVMPNGFVPERIVNQYPIDFIHIMEHKKHVRCNSFVARNMLLEFPDTYERILKECYKNGIDVPQLSVPKKVTQDQLKQQIFLNQINQDSSFLLNLKLQLSPYIQFLELSNKQKEVLKKKNADGSKIGQYLNIKAFDAYMGIYHNYLYSKNLSSILWNFKSPRNIDDILRSIPENSKKAFIFFIKQAIFDNILICI, from the coding sequence ATGAATATTTTACAAACATACTATGATGATCGTATACATGAGCATGGATTAGATATTTCTGGAAGATATTTAAATTCTGTCACAAACTGGTTGTCCATTGCGTATAGCTGTTTAACACTGAAAAAGAATAATCAAAAATCACCATTGTTTTTTTATGGTGATTCTGATATTGTGCATATACTTCAGGATTTATTCAAATTGCCATATGATGAATATAATAGTTTTAATAGTCATATCTTAGAGGGTAATAAATATTATTGTCTTCCCAAGATAATAACATATTCTTTACAGAATGCTCCTTTTATCCATATTGATACTGATATATTTGTAAATAATCCATTTCCTCAATATTGGGATAAGTCGGATTTAATAGCTCAACATCAAGAACATGATTCCACCTTTTATAAGTTAGTATATGATTATCTTAAAGAAAGTAAAGTTAAATTATTAGATATCCAGAAAGTTTGCATAGATGGAAGCTATATTAACTCTTATAATCTGGGAATAGTGGGGGGATGTGATATTAATTTCTTTAAAGAGTATATACAATGTATTAAAAAGTTCATGACCATTAATCACAGGAATATGTATTCTGCGGAACAAAAATGTCTTTTTAATGTTGTATTTGAACAGTGGATGTTTTATGCTCTGGCAAAATATAGAAATGAACCTGTATCCACATTTTATCATGAAATTGTAAAAGACTTTGTAATGCCGAATGGCTTTGTCCCTGAAAGGATAGTTAATCAATACCCTATAGATTTTATACATATCATGGAACATAAGAAACATGTGAGATGTAATAGTTTTGTTGCACGAAATATGCTTTTAGAGTTCCCTGACACGTATGAACGAATTTTAAAAGAGTGTTATAAAAATGGAATAGATGTCCCACAGTTATCTGTGCCCAAGAAAGTTACCCAAGATCAATTAAAACAACAAATATTTTTAAATCAAATTAATCAGGATTCATCTTTTTTATTGAATCTAAAATTACAATTATCTCCTTATATTCAGTTTTTAGAACTGTCTAACAAGCAAAAAGAGGTCTTAAAAAAGAAAAATGCAGATGGGAGCAAAATTGGTCAATATCTGAATATTAAAGCTTTTGATGCTTATATGGGGATATACCACAATTATCTTTATTCTAAAAATCTTTCATCAATTCTCTGGAATTTTAAAAGTCCTAGGAATATAGATGATATTTTAAGATCTATCCCTGAGAATAGTAAGAAAGCTTTTATATTCTTTATTAAACAAGCTATCTTTGATAATATATTAATTTGCATATGA